The genomic segment TCAGACACTTCTTGCCTTTGTGCTCTGTTCAGAATGTGTTTCGACTTTTTTGCATTAAACTGAAATGCTGTTTTACTTCAGACTGACTTCAATCAGAAAAATAATCAGTAACTATCTGGATAACATAAAGgcttatgttttttgttttttttccaagcaAAAAGgctaaatgttaatatttgcgGTTTTGTCATGAGAAATCTCATGAatgaattaataattaattgcaGCCCTACCTTCATCACGCACCCTTATTGACTCTCTAGTTTTAAAACCTGACAGTGAACTAGTATTTGCCCATAACCACTAGTTATTGATTGTGTGAAAGATGTGTTACTGGCCAGTCATCCGACAATGCGTTTGTTGTTCTAAGTGGCTCCGTAGAAAATTCCCAGATATCTCGATCTGTATGGGACACACCTACTCGCTGCACTGAATGTCACAGGGCCAGACTCGGGGTGGCCCACACTGATCACTGCCTTACAGGTGCAGCACCAATATAGCTCACTGATGTGAACTGGCATCATGACCGGATAGACAGCAGCCCCTCAGTCCTTCCTTCACCCTGGTTTATATCATGTAGCCATATCTTTCAACCCTTGCCACAAAATATGCTAGTCTACCTTCTTCACACACCCCTTCTGACCTCATACACTGTCCTTTTGGACTTTGTCACTAACTTTATTCATTTGAAcaagtgacaaataaaaaaaataaaaaaagaaccaCTGAAAGGTCCAGAGAAACACCCTTAAAAAAGATGTAATGTTACCAATAATAATTTCAGTATCCATACTGTCATTGTCCATATCTTCCTGTAATATAAGCTAACTTCTTCTTTCATCTTCCACCTCTTCATTTGTCCTCTGTTCACCCATCACACCTCAACTCACAAAGATGCTGTTAGGTCACACACAAGCATAAAAGACACtttgaattttctttttgttttgtacagattaagACATCACGTGTTTAGGGGCAAATTTTGACAGTGTTCCAGACATATGTAGCAACTTTGTGGCAGTCAGACACGCCACATATTATTTCTTTCTAAATCTTTAAGAGGTACGagatttttgtttgtctgtacaTCATGATTATAACTGTTtggctgtggtttgttgttttatttcatgacaTTGTGATTCCTAGTGACTAGGCCATTAGTACACCACACTGGGGAGGCCTCCTCAACCATACACACTACCTCTCCGTCTGCCTACACGGACTCAAACACTGAAATGCATGAACATATGCACTTAATGTGCCAGGCTGCCGCAAAGCAGGTTGAcagattgtaaaaaaataaataaactggacTAAACTTCTCCACATCTCACTAATGTTTGTACCGTGaaccaaaagtgacaaaagattTGTGGCGGTGCTTTTAGTTTGCCAAAGTAGCCTAGATTTAGGCTAGTGTGTTATGTTTGGTTGAAGCTGAATAGTTTCTGCATTACACTTTTGTAGCCGCAGCAATATAgtactgtgtttaaaaaaaaaaagatgttctaCCAACCTTCTCCTTGAGACGCCCAACACACGCCTATTGATCAGGTGCCAAAATTAAGCACTGCTTGCCACGTATTTTCCACCTTGATTTAATTCATCAAAGCAGGTGTTTGTGTATTATTCTCAATGATTAGTATTGCCTGCAGTTACCATGGAAGGAGTGTTGTTCAGATGGCCTCTTTAAGTGGAAGtatgttattgttgttattgatAATCACTTGATCTgggtttattttgtaatgtggaaatgattcaaaactagattttttttttttttaaatatatatgtatatgaataTAATGCTGTAAAGTGCAGTCATGAATTAAGAAATTTCTCTTTCACATCAATACAGTCAAATAAAACCACAGTGAATTGAATGAGTTGCCTTTTGTCTGCCTCAATCGCACTGTATTATATTAGCCTGTCACAGACTCCTGTAGGTGGCGGTAGTGCAACAAAGAAGACGGAAGAAAATCACTATTTGAAATAACGAAGAAGAAGAGCAGCTCTTCGTGTATTTCACTGTTTCCGGTTAGCAAAAATGGCTCAAGGTTCAAAGAAGTTTAAAACTCAGCGGCCAGGAGCCTCTAAAAAAcaccaacaaaacaaacagaaaggacCGAAGAAAGGAGGTATGAATTACAGATCTCAACTGTTATCTAATGAGTTACTGAAAAACGCGCATTAACACCTTTTTTTTAGGCAAATCACAACGTGTGACCAGCGTGGAAACTGCTGAACACGTTAAAATGACTTGTTTGAATATTTACAATATCCAGCAGAAGAAAATAGTAGAGGTCGTGGCTTAATAACAGTTATGCTCCTTCCTCTGGCTAAATATTGTGTTAGTTAGTAAGCTGAGCGACGGACTAAATGGAAACCTTTGAAAGCATTTGGCCGGTGACGCAGGTACTTAAGGAGTACTTAAATTACCTTAATAGCTCTAACGTTACAGATTAAACTCCTATGTGTTGGATATTTGCTAAGGAAACCGCTGAATACCTGTTCTTCACGTGTtgttgactcttttttttttttttttttttttttttttttgtatgtataaTGAAAAAGTTAATGTTAATGTAACTCAATATGACTCAAGGactttaatgaatatgttacAAAATGGAGATGTTTGACCCAGATATAATCACAACATAGAAGGAAAATGGAGCTTACTCTTTTGTAACATAGACCCTTACAGTGTAATTATACAATCAGTTACTAGTTTTAATTAACTAGCGAATGCTACAGGAATATTTTACTCCAAATGTATCTTAACAAAAATGACACATTACTGACAAGCTCAATGATGTAGACAGATACACCTTGAAGTTAGTAGGTAGGTAGTGGTGCTGTTTTCTGATAATACACACAGTTTATTAATCCGTGTGTTTCTGCACAATGTAACAAGGACAAATGACATTTCAGACCTATCTGATTTGAGACATTCAAAGTGTGTTTATTATTGAGTTTGATAAACTGTTGTTAATAGCTTTTGGAAATTGGGcagttatattgtttttttgttttcctttttgtaaAGGGAGGACAATTGCACCAAAGAAGGCTCAAGTGGTTCAGCAACAGAAGCTGAAGAAGGTGAGAACACGTTTAACAAAATAGTGTCAGTTTCTCTCAGCCCGGCTCTTTCAATCTGATAGAAGAATCTAACCGATACACCAGTGAATTTGACTGCTAACCTAAATTTAACATGGCCTCCTCTGCTGCTCCCTGAAGGGTCTAGAGGTTGCCATCAGGAACAAGATTGAACAGGAGGTGACCCAGAAGGCAAGCTCATCCCTCCACAAGCCACTGAGTGTGGTTAAAGGGGCTGAAGGTAAAGGCAACCCAGGAGCGACCCGTCCAGGAACCAGCTCCAAATAGGGCTTGATACACAGGCTAAGCGTGCTAAACTTAAAGACTTCGTCATGGGGTCAGTGAACTACATTGATCCTATGACTCAGATTTAAGACAC from the Perca flavescens isolate YP-PL-M2 chromosome 2, PFLA_1.0, whole genome shotgun sequence genome contains:
- the c2h19orf53 gene encoding leydig cell tumor 10 kDa protein homolog, yielding MAQGSKKFKTQRPGASKKHQQNKQKGPKKGGRTIAPKKAQVVQQQKLKKGLEVAIRNKIEQEVTQKASSSLHKPLSVVKGAEGKGNPGATRPGTSSK